One window from the genome of Pseudonocardia hierapolitana encodes:
- the trxB gene encoding thioredoxin-disulfide reductase produces the protein MTSDRASTGEVRELIIVGSGPAGYTAAVYAARAQLRPLVFEGTQFGGALMTTTEVENYPGFTDGIMGPELMEQMRGQAQRFGAELRAEDVEEISLEGEVKSVVANGVTYRSRAIILAMGAAARYLHVPGEQKLLGRGVSACATCDGFFFRDKDIAVIGGGDSAMEEATFLTRFARSVTIVHRRDEFRASKIMLKRAQDDPKMRWRLGAEVVEVLGEGSVSGLRLRDTTTGEESVLDVSGMFVAIGHDPRSQLVKDVLATDENGYVQVESPSTRTAIPGVFAAGDLVDHVYRQAVTAAGSGCAAAIDAERWLAEAPVPSELVGGGYGAASEQVAAVTA, from the coding sequence GTGACCAGCGATCGAGCGAGCACCGGCGAGGTTCGCGAACTGATCATCGTCGGATCGGGTCCGGCGGGCTACACCGCAGCGGTGTACGCGGCCCGCGCCCAGCTGCGCCCCCTCGTGTTCGAGGGCACTCAGTTCGGCGGCGCGCTCATGACCACCACCGAGGTCGAGAACTACCCCGGCTTCACCGACGGGATCATGGGCCCGGAGCTGATGGAGCAGATGCGCGGCCAGGCGCAGCGCTTCGGTGCCGAGCTCCGCGCCGAGGACGTGGAGGAGATCTCGCTCGAGGGCGAGGTCAAGTCGGTGGTGGCGAACGGCGTCACCTACCGCTCCCGGGCGATCATCCTCGCGATGGGTGCCGCGGCCCGCTACCTGCACGTCCCCGGCGAGCAGAAGCTGCTCGGACGCGGGGTGAGCGCCTGTGCCACCTGTGACGGCTTCTTCTTCCGCGACAAGGACATCGCGGTGATCGGCGGCGGCGACTCGGCGATGGAGGAGGCCACCTTCCTCACGCGGTTCGCCCGATCGGTCACGATCGTGCACCGCCGCGACGAGTTCCGCGCCTCGAAGATCATGCTCAAGCGCGCGCAGGACGACCCGAAGATGCGCTGGCGCTTGGGCGCGGAGGTCGTCGAGGTGCTCGGCGAGGGCAGCGTCTCCGGCCTTCGGCTGCGTGACACGACGACCGGCGAGGAGTCGGTCCTCGACGTCAGCGGAATGTTCGTCGCGATCGGTCACGACCCGCGCAGCCAGCTCGTGAAGGACGTGCTCGCCACCGACGAGAACGGCTACGTGCAGGTGGAGTCGCCGAGCACCCGCACGGCGATCCCCGGCGTGTTCGCCGCGGGCGACCTCGTCGACCACGTCTACCGCCAGGCCGTCACCGCGGCCGGCTCCGGCTGTGCCGCGGCCATCGACGCCGAGCGCTGGCTCGCCGAGGCCCCGGTACCCAGCGAGCTGGTCGGCGGTGGCTACGGCGCCGCTTCCGAGCAGGTCGCGGCCGTCACCGCCTGA
- the sigM gene encoding RNA polymerase sigma factor SigM: protein MGAPSDAELLAAHLAGDRHAFGELVARYRNRLWGIALRTLRHPEDAADAVQEALVAAYRRAGTYRGEASVRTWLHRILLNACIDRLRKERRHDTVPLPEAEPRERRPDVAMDVVTRLSVVDALAELPAHQRVAVVLVDVQGWPLDEVAEVLEVPVGTVKSRCARGRVRLGALLGHLREEER from the coding sequence ATGGGCGCGCCGAGCGATGCGGAGCTGCTCGCCGCGCATCTGGCGGGCGACCGGCACGCGTTCGGCGAACTGGTCGCCCGGTACCGGAACCGGCTGTGGGGCATCGCCCTGCGCACGTTGCGCCACCCCGAGGACGCCGCCGACGCCGTGCAGGAGGCACTCGTGGCGGCCTACCGGCGGGCGGGTACCTACCGCGGCGAGGCGTCGGTCCGCACTTGGCTCCACCGCATCCTGCTCAACGCCTGCATCGACCGGCTCCGCAAGGAACGCCGCCACGACACGGTGCCGCTCCCGGAGGCCGAGCCACGGGAGCGGCGCCCGGACGTGGCGATGGACGTGGTCACCCGGCTGTCCGTGGTGGACGCGCTCGCCGAGCTGCCCGCACACCAGCGGGTGGCGGTGGTGCTCGTCGACGTGCAAGGTTGGCCCCTCGATGAGGTCGCCGAGGTGCTGGAGGTCCCCGTCGGCACCGTGAAGAGCCGCTGCGCCCGCGGCCGGGTCCGGCTCGGTGCACTGCTGGGCCACCTGCGGGAGGAGGAGCGATGA
- the murJ gene encoding murein biosynthesis integral membrane protein MurJ yields the protein MTDPAPDDAITERIPIVPAPRAEPSLGRSSSLMALGSLASRITGFLRQVALFTVLGATVLNDSYTLSNTLPNIVYELLIGGALSSMMIPLLVRAQREDPDGGDAYTRKLITIAGAALLLATAAGMLAAPLLTQLYLGGQASSTADPQLATTLAYMLLPQIFFYGLGALLGAVLNSRGSFGAFGWAPVLNNVVVLAVVGVYLVVPEGARLLVLGVGTTLGIAAQTLVLLPAARRVGFSYRPLWGWDPRLTKAAGLGAWAVAYVLIGQAGLIVTTRVATGSDAGAFAIYTNAWLLLQVPYGVLGVSLLTALMPRMSRAAAEGRTGDVAADLGLGGKLASVLLVPISVLLTVFGTPVGVALFGLRPGNLDGAARLGAALAVSAFGLLPFAFTMLQARVFYALTAHRTATFVQLCVVATKIPLMLACAALLAPEDVVLGLAAANSAAFVVGAVIGQLILRRMLGGVPTGVVLATAGRVVLAAAAGMLLAAGVIALLAAGPLATLAPLARAWAELGIAVVLGGPVTVLVMRLIGVREVGVVLKRLERIVDRGKPRRGNHR from the coding sequence GTGACCGACCCGGCGCCGGACGACGCGATCACCGAGCGGATCCCGATCGTGCCCGCGCCGCGCGCCGAACCGTCGCTCGGCCGGTCCAGCAGCCTGATGGCGCTGGGCAGCCTGGCCAGCCGGATCACCGGCTTCCTGCGGCAGGTCGCGCTGTTCACGGTGCTCGGCGCCACCGTGCTCAACGACTCCTACACGCTGTCCAACACCCTGCCCAACATCGTCTACGAGCTGCTCATCGGTGGCGCCCTGAGCAGCATGATGATCCCGCTGCTGGTCAGGGCCCAGCGCGAGGATCCCGACGGCGGCGATGCCTACACCCGCAAGCTGATCACCATCGCCGGCGCGGCGCTGCTGCTCGCCACTGCGGCCGGGATGCTCGCCGCGCCACTGTTGACCCAGCTCTACCTGGGCGGGCAGGCGAGCTCCACGGCCGACCCGCAGCTCGCCACCACGCTCGCCTACATGCTCCTGCCGCAGATCTTCTTCTACGGCCTGGGGGCGCTGCTCGGCGCCGTGCTCAACAGCCGCGGCTCGTTCGGCGCGTTCGGCTGGGCACCGGTGCTGAACAACGTCGTCGTGCTCGCCGTGGTGGGCGTCTACCTCGTCGTGCCCGAGGGCGCCCGTCTGCTCGTGCTGGGCGTCGGCACCACGCTCGGGATCGCCGCGCAGACGCTCGTGCTGTTGCCCGCCGCACGCCGCGTCGGCTTCTCCTACCGCCCGCTGTGGGGCTGGGATCCTCGCCTGACGAAGGCGGCGGGCCTCGGCGCGTGGGCGGTGGCCTACGTGCTGATCGGGCAGGCCGGCCTGATCGTCACCACGCGGGTGGCCACCGGGTCCGACGCCGGGGCGTTCGCGATCTACACGAACGCGTGGCTGCTCCTGCAGGTGCCCTACGGCGTGCTCGGGGTGTCGCTGCTCACCGCGCTCATGCCGCGCATGTCGCGGGCCGCGGCCGAGGGCCGCACCGGCGACGTCGCGGCCGACCTCGGGCTGGGCGGCAAGCTCGCCTCGGTGCTGCTGGTGCCGATCTCGGTGCTGCTCACGGTGTTCGGCACCCCGGTGGGCGTCGCGCTCTTCGGCCTGCGTCCGGGCAACCTCGACGGCGCCGCCCGGCTCGGTGCCGCGCTCGCGGTGTCGGCGTTCGGGTTGCTGCCCTTCGCCTTCACGATGCTGCAGGCGCGCGTGTTCTACGCACTCACGGCCCACCGCACGGCGACGTTCGTGCAGCTCTGCGTAGTGGCGACGAAGATCCCGCTGATGCTCGCCTGCGCGGCGTTGCTCGCCCCCGAGGACGTCGTGCTCGGCCTCGCGGCCGCCAACAGCGCCGCGTTCGTGGTGGGTGCGGTGATCGGCCAGCTGATCCTGAGGCGAATGCTCGGCGGGGTGCCGACGGGTGTGGTGCTCGCCACAGCAGGTCGTGTGGTGCTGGCTGCCGCAGCGGGGATGCTGCTCGCCGCAGGGGTGATCGCGCTGCTGGCCGCAGGCCCCCTCGCCACGCTGGCCCCGCTCGCCAGGGCGTGGGCCGAGCTGGGTATCGCTGTGGTCCTGGGTGGACCGGTAACGGTGCTGGTCATGCGGCTGATAGGAGTACGTGAGGTCGGTGTCGTCCTGAAGCGACTCGAACGGATCGTCGACAGGGGGAAGCCTCGGCGCGGCAACCACCGCTGA
- a CDS encoding protein kinase family protein, whose translation MSELASPPSGAAAPGESADDTAAPGDTAPRVPEQQRTDDRPAEQDAEQPTVRTAPATDLPTAPAVPPVPSGTIAGSLLASRYRLRTRVGTDPAACAEFWRAEDTILRRDVAVTVLRRPAPGAVFDDDLTDVARAEQMVVRALRSGSFEHNGCARLLDVLTPGAASVPDDVLGAAVTEWVPGRSLGEVVADGLVKPLAAARAVAPLAAAAEAAHRHGLVLGCDHPQRVRITPDGRAQLCFAMPRSDVTPADDVRGLGAVLYTLLTSHWPLSSADAARAGLAAAERTAGGALLPPSELRPGVPVELDTLTSGTLGPDGAPGHVHTAAAVQRLLTEVVAEDDRMALFPPAHDGVPSSPEDVWQDRGRTISPPDPQRRRKMTIALTALGAAVLMVLGYLGVQLGDMFVESGGPPIVVEGEPVQPEQGQPQVVPAPAGPAVGGLAVEVYDKGGDPDNAERATRIIDHDPATAWNTSTYYQQFPVYRPGIGIMVSFASAVQLSELTIESRSRGTVIEVRSAPSADAPLSETEKITEATLGSGRTPVSLDGSQPVEHVLLWITKLSGDDSSYSSEISEVEFHRAGA comes from the coding sequence GTGAGTGAGTTGGCGAGCCCACCTTCCGGTGCCGCCGCGCCCGGCGAGTCGGCCGACGACACGGCCGCCCCGGGGGACACCGCACCGCGCGTCCCCGAACAGCAACGCACGGACGACCGCCCGGCCGAGCAGGATGCCGAGCAGCCCACGGTGCGCACCGCGCCGGCCACCGACCTCCCCACCGCGCCCGCGGTGCCGCCGGTGCCGTCGGGCACCATCGCCGGCAGCCTGCTGGCAAGCCGCTACCGGCTGCGCACCCGCGTCGGCACCGACCCCGCCGCGTGCGCGGAGTTCTGGCGGGCCGAGGACACGATCCTGCGCCGCGACGTCGCCGTCACCGTGCTGCGGCGCCCGGCACCCGGGGCGGTGTTCGACGACGACCTGACCGACGTGGCCCGTGCGGAGCAGATGGTGGTGCGGGCGCTGCGTTCCGGCAGCTTCGAGCACAACGGCTGCGCCCGGCTGCTCGACGTGCTCACGCCGGGCGCCGCGAGCGTGCCCGACGACGTGCTGGGCGCCGCGGTCACCGAGTGGGTCCCCGGGCGCAGCCTGGGCGAGGTGGTGGCCGACGGCCTGGTCAAGCCGCTCGCCGCCGCCCGCGCCGTCGCGCCGCTGGCCGCCGCCGCGGAGGCCGCCCACCGGCACGGCCTCGTGCTCGGCTGCGACCACCCGCAGCGCGTCCGGATCACCCCGGACGGCCGCGCCCAGCTCTGCTTCGCGATGCCCCGATCGGACGTCACGCCTGCCGACGACGTCCGCGGCCTCGGCGCCGTGCTCTACACGCTGCTCACCAGCCACTGGCCGCTGTCCTCCGCCGATGCCGCCCGCGCCGGGCTGGCCGCCGCGGAGCGCACTGCGGGCGGGGCGCTGCTGCCCCCGTCCGAGCTGCGGCCCGGCGTGCCGGTCGAGCTCGACACGCTCACCAGTGGCACCCTCGGGCCCGACGGCGCGCCGGGGCACGTCCACACCGCCGCAGCGGTGCAGCGCCTGCTCACCGAGGTGGTGGCCGAGGACGACAGGATGGCGCTGTTCCCGCCGGCCCACGACGGTGTTCCGTCCTCGCCGGAGGACGTCTGGCAGGACCGCGGCCGCACCATCAGCCCTCCCGACCCGCAGCGCCGCCGCAAGATGACGATCGCGCTCACGGCGCTCGGCGCCGCTGTCCTCATGGTCCTCGGCTACCTCGGCGTTCAGCTCGGCGACATGTTCGTCGAGAGCGGCGGTCCGCCGATCGTCGTCGAGGGCGAGCCGGTCCAGCCCGAGCAGGGGCAGCCGCAGGTCGTACCGGCGCCGGCCGGGCCGGCGGTCGGCGGCCTCGCCGTGGAGGTCTACGACAAGGGCGGCGATCCCGACAACGCCGAGCGGGCCACCCGGATCATCGACCACGATCCGGCCACCGCCTGGAACACCTCCACGTACTACCAGCAGTTCCCGGTGTACCGCCCCGGCATCGGGATCATGGTGTCGTTCGCGTCGGCGGTGCAGCTGTCCGAGCTCACGATCGAGTCGCGGAGCCGCGGCACCGTGATCGAGGTCCGCTCGGCCCCGTCGGCCGACGCCCCGCTGTCGGAGACGGAGAAGATCACCGAGGCCACGCTGGGGAGCGGCCGCACGCCGGTGTCGCTGGACGGGAGCCAGCCCGTCGAGCACGTGCTGCTGTGGATCACCAAGCTGTCCGGGGACGACTCGTCGTACTCGAGCGAGATCAGCGAGGTCGAGTTCCACCGCGCCGGCGCCTAG
- a CDS encoding N-acetylmuramoyl-L-alanine amidase, with amino-acid sequence MQLLRRGDSGPGVVEIRSTLRRFGLLPAAAANGLREDVFDADVEQAVRAFQQQRGLITDGIVGPATYRALREAGWQLGDRMLALMISAPMSGDDVVALQERLLELGYDPGRPGGVFDEQTEAALRKFQREYGLVPDGLCGPATLRSLRQLGRKVTGGRPRLLREQELLRQAGPRLRGKRIVVDPGHGGPDRGVVVAGVSEADIVWDMARRLVGRMTATGMDAMLSRQEDTCPSETERAAFANGAAADLVLSLHTDANRSMHAQGLATFHFGNGSGATSTVGEALAGFIQRELLTRTGMQDCRTQARTWELLRLTRMPTVRVEIGYLTHIGDRRRLLDPAFRDVVAEGILVAVKRLYLLGQDDQPTGTFTFSDVLARELERGGAQAI; translated from the coding sequence ATGCAGCTGCTGCGCCGAGGTGACAGCGGTCCGGGTGTCGTCGAGATCCGGTCCACGCTGCGACGGTTCGGTCTGCTGCCCGCAGCCGCCGCGAACGGGCTCCGCGAGGACGTCTTCGACGCAGACGTGGAGCAGGCGGTCCGCGCGTTCCAGCAACAGCGGGGCCTCATCACCGACGGGATCGTCGGGCCTGCCACGTACCGCGCGCTGCGCGAGGCCGGCTGGCAGCTGGGCGACCGGATGCTCGCCCTCATGATCTCCGCTCCGATGAGCGGCGACGACGTCGTCGCGCTCCAGGAGCGCCTCCTCGAGCTCGGCTACGACCCTGGCCGTCCGGGCGGGGTGTTCGACGAGCAGACCGAGGCCGCGCTGAGGAAGTTCCAGCGCGAGTACGGGCTCGTCCCCGACGGGCTGTGCGGGCCGGCCACCCTTCGTTCGCTGCGCCAGCTCGGCCGCAAGGTCACCGGCGGCCGCCCCCGGCTGCTCCGTGAGCAGGAGCTGCTGCGCCAGGCGGGGCCGCGGTTGCGCGGCAAGCGGATCGTGGTCGACCCGGGTCACGGCGGGCCCGACCGCGGCGTCGTGGTCGCCGGCGTTTCCGAGGCCGACATCGTGTGGGACATGGCGCGCCGGCTCGTCGGCCGGATGACCGCCACCGGCATGGACGCCATGCTGTCCCGGCAGGAGGACACCTGCCCCAGCGAGACCGAGCGCGCCGCGTTCGCCAACGGCGCGGCCGCCGACCTCGTGCTGTCGCTGCACACCGACGCCAACCGCAGCATGCACGCCCAGGGCCTGGCCACGTTCCACTTCGGCAACGGGTCCGGCGCCACCTCCACGGTCGGGGAGGCGCTCGCCGGCTTCATCCAGCGCGAGCTGCTCACCCGCACCGGCATGCAGGACTGCCGAACCCAGGCACGCACCTGGGAGCTGCTGCGGCTCACCCGGATGCCCACCGTCCGCGTGGAGATCGGCTACCTCACCCACATCGGCGACCGGCGCCGGCTGCTCGACCCGGCGTTCCGCGACGTGGTGGCCGAAGGCATCCTCGTGGCCGTCAAACGGCTGTACCTGCTCGGCCAGGACGATCAACCGACCGGGACGTTCACCTTCTCGGACGTGCTCGCGCGCGAACTCGAGCGCGGCGGGGCCCAGGCCATCTGA
- a CDS encoding GNAT family N-acetyltransferase — protein MSWHVAALTLDNLDDLPKRCRRCVFWELSENLGKQAADFGSTELEKEAWVSEVLLEWGSCGRVVYMAGAPAGYVMYAPPSAVPRAAEMPTGPVSADAVLLTTMQVLPEFSGEGLGRMLAQAVVRDLTRRGVKAIEVFGEQRPGTEPGCLIPADFLRGVGFKTIRPHPRFPRLRMELRSAMTWKEDVEAALEQLLGTITIPMQQASGARSEPVRSVPTRSGATVSGPFRALCTPR, from the coding sequence TTGTCCTGGCACGTGGCGGCGCTCACTCTGGACAATCTGGACGATCTGCCCAAGCGGTGCAGGCGGTGCGTCTTCTGGGAGCTGTCGGAGAACCTCGGCAAGCAGGCGGCCGACTTCGGCTCCACCGAGCTGGAGAAGGAGGCGTGGGTCTCCGAGGTGCTGCTCGAGTGGGGCTCCTGCGGTCGCGTCGTCTACATGGCCGGAGCGCCCGCGGGATACGTGATGTACGCGCCCCCCTCTGCGGTCCCGCGTGCGGCCGAGATGCCCACCGGCCCGGTGTCCGCCGACGCCGTCCTGCTCACCACGATGCAGGTCCTTCCCGAGTTCTCGGGTGAGGGCCTGGGACGGATGCTCGCCCAGGCCGTCGTGCGTGACCTCACCCGCCGCGGCGTCAAGGCCATCGAGGTGTTCGGTGAGCAGCGGCCGGGCACCGAGCCGGGTTGCCTCATCCCCGCCGACTTCCTCCGAGGGGTGGGCTTCAAGACCATCCGTCCCCACCCCCGCTTCCCACGGCTGCGCATGGAACTGCGTTCCGCGATGACGTGGAAGGAAGACGTGGAGGCAGCGCTGGAGCAGCTGCTCGGCACGATCACCATTCCGATGCAGCAGGCGAGCGGCGCCCGGTCCGAGCCCGTTCGTTCGGTACCCACCCGGTCCGGAGCGACCGTCAGCGGCCCGTTCAGGGCGCTCTGTACGCCCCGCTGA
- the trxA gene encoding thioredoxin has product MANTVEVTDASFESAVLKSDKPVVVDFWATWCGPCKMVAPVLDEIAGENKDKVTIAKLDIDANPATARDYQVMSIPTMIVFKDGKPVKQIVGAKPKAALLSDLADYLA; this is encoded by the coding sequence ATGGCCAACACCGTCGAGGTCACCGACGCCTCGTTCGAGAGCGCCGTCCTCAAGAGCGACAAGCCCGTCGTGGTCGACTTCTGGGCCACCTGGTGCGGGCCGTGCAAGATGGTCGCTCCCGTGCTCGACGAGATCGCGGGGGAGAACAAGGACAAGGTCACCATCGCGAAGCTGGACATCGACGCCAACCCGGCGACGGCCCGCGACTACCAGGTGATGTCCATCCCCACGATGATCGTGTTCAAGGACGGCAAGCCGGTGAAGCAGATCGTCGGCGCCAAGCCCAAGGCCGCGCTGCTCTCCGACCTGGCCGACTACCTCGCCTGA
- a CDS encoding MerR family transcriptional regulator, whose protein sequence is MKRLRPVDLAREVGISTQQVRNYEAGGILPPAPRSESGYRSYGPEHLEALRTFRALVPGFGIGAATAIMLAVHDGDRTRALRLVDEGHATLHEQRLATEAAGEALDALAVRFRPEPEPGPALRVGELAARLRVRPSTLRVWDAAGLLTPTRERGTAYRRYGPVEVRDARIIAMLRQGHYGFEQIRPVLEGLRRTGSPEALRAAVAERRAAHDRRSRDMLRGGSLLDAYLSREG, encoded by the coding sequence GTGAAGCGACTGCGCCCTGTCGACCTCGCCCGGGAGGTGGGCATCTCGACGCAGCAGGTGCGCAACTACGAGGCCGGGGGCATCCTCCCGCCCGCACCGCGCAGCGAGAGCGGCTACCGCAGCTACGGCCCGGAGCACCTCGAGGCGCTGCGCACCTTCCGGGCGCTGGTGCCGGGGTTCGGCATCGGCGCGGCCACGGCGATCATGCTCGCCGTCCACGACGGCGACCGGACACGAGCGCTCCGGTTGGTCGACGAAGGCCACGCGACCCTGCACGAGCAGCGGCTGGCCACCGAAGCCGCAGGCGAGGCCCTCGACGCGCTCGCGGTGCGGTTCCGCCCGGAACCGGAGCCCGGGCCGGCGCTGCGGGTAGGCGAGCTGGCGGCCCGGCTGCGGGTGCGCCCGTCGACGCTGCGGGTCTGGGACGCGGCCGGGCTGCTCACCCCCACCCGCGAGCGCGGCACGGCGTACCGCAGGTACGGGCCCGTCGAGGTCCGCGACGCGCGGATCATCGCGATGCTGCGGCAGGGGCACTACGGTTTCGAGCAGATCAGGCCGGTGCTCGAGGGGCTGCGGCGCACGGGGAGCCCAGAGGCCCTGCGCGCCGCGGTGGCCGAACGACGCGCAGCGCACGACCGGCGGAGCCGCGACATGCTGCGCGGCGGGTCACTCCTGGACGCCTACCTCTCGCGGGAGGGCTGA
- a CDS encoding PLP-dependent aminotransferase family protein, whose product MPQPATPPSPFDAVPAGAAAAAAAGAPRPEPTERFAARTAGMTASEIRALFAVASRPEVVSLAGGMPNLAALPLDALAAEVADLVAREGQVALQYGSAQGVPALREQICEVMALEGIRADPDDVVVTVGSQMALDLVTRIYCDPGDVVLAEGPSYVGALGSFAAYQARVVHVAMDEHGLVPDLLRDALGSLAAEGITPKFLYTIPNFHNPAGVTLAVERRAEVLEICASYGVAVVEDNPYGLLGFSGRTYPALRSLSRDVVYLGSFSKTFASGLRVGWALVPPAVRDRLVLAAESASLCPPSFTQMLVSRYLAAHDWRAQIKTYTEVYRDRRDAMLEALATYMPEGCTWNVPDGGFYVWLGVPEGVDTKAMLPRAVTARVAYASGTGFYADGFGSRQLRLSYCYPTPERITEGVRRLAGVLGAELDVMRTFGSSARPALGGGPQAPSPHTP is encoded by the coding sequence GTGCCGCAGCCGGCCACGCCCCCATCGCCGTTCGACGCCGTTCCCGCGGGCGCAGCGGCGGCAGCGGCGGCGGGCGCGCCGCGGCCGGAGCCGACGGAGCGGTTCGCCGCGCGTACGGCCGGCATGACCGCCTCCGAGATCCGCGCGCTGTTCGCGGTGGCGAGCCGGCCCGAGGTGGTCTCGCTCGCCGGCGGGATGCCGAACCTCGCGGCCCTTCCGCTCGACGCGCTCGCCGCCGAGGTGGCCGATCTCGTCGCCCGCGAGGGCCAGGTGGCGCTGCAGTACGGCTCCGCGCAGGGTGTCCCGGCGCTGCGCGAGCAGATCTGCGAGGTGATGGCGCTCGAGGGCATCCGAGCCGACCCCGACGACGTCGTCGTCACCGTCGGCTCGCAGATGGCGCTCGACCTCGTCACGCGCATCTACTGCGACCCCGGCGACGTCGTGCTGGCCGAAGGCCCGTCCTACGTCGGGGCGCTCGGCAGCTTCGCCGCGTACCAGGCGCGCGTCGTCCACGTCGCGATGGACGAGCACGGCCTCGTCCCCGATCTGCTGCGCGACGCACTCGGTTCGCTCGCCGCCGAGGGGATTACCCCGAAGTTCCTGTACACGATCCCGAACTTCCACAACCCCGCTGGCGTCACGCTCGCCGTCGAGCGGCGCGCCGAGGTGCTCGAGATCTGCGCGTCGTACGGGGTGGCCGTCGTCGAGGACAACCCGTACGGCCTGCTCGGGTTCAGCGGGCGCACGTACCCGGCGCTGCGCTCTCTTTCCCGCGACGTCGTGTACCTCGGGTCGTTCTCGAAGACGTTCGCGTCCGGACTGCGGGTGGGCTGGGCGCTCGTGCCGCCCGCGGTGCGGGACCGGCTCGTGCTCGCCGCGGAGTCGGCGTCGCTGTGCCCGCCGAGCTTCACGCAGATGCTCGTGTCGCGCTACCTCGCGGCGCACGACTGGCGCGCTCAGATCAAGACCTACACCGAGGTGTACCGCGACCGGCGCGACGCCATGCTCGAGGCGCTCGCCACGTACATGCCCGAGGGTTGCACGTGGAACGTGCCGGACGGCGGCTTCTACGTCTGGCTCGGCGTGCCCGAGGGTGTGGACACCAAGGCGATGCTGCCGCGGGCCGTCACGGCCCGGGTCGCGTACGCGTCGGGCACGGGCTTCTACGCCGACGGGTTCGGCAGCCGGCAGCTGCGGCTGTCCTACTGCTACCCGACGCCGGAGCGGATCACCGAGGGTGTGCGCCGGCTGGCCGGTGTGCTCGGGGCCGAGCTCGACGTCATGCGCACGTTCGGCAGCTCGGCACGCCCGGCGCTCGGCGGGGGACCGCAGGCACCCAGCCCGCACACTCCCTGA